In Streptomyces thermolilacinus SPC6, a single genomic region encodes these proteins:
- a CDS encoding PaaI family thioesterase, with product MSTALTPPAEARPPVRHPDAPAPGEPLGAHYAYCFGCGGGQPHGLHLEARAGEGVSVTAEFTVTTDHQGAPGLAHGGVLATALDETLGALGWMLRVIAVTGRLETDFRLPVPVGTVLHLQAEVTAVHGRKIYSTATGRIGGPEGPVAVRADALFVEVKVDHFIDNGRPEEIQAAMADPDQVRRARAFEVNP from the coding sequence GTGAGCACTGCACTGACCCCTCCAGCCGAGGCCCGGCCGCCCGTACGCCACCCCGACGCGCCCGCCCCCGGCGAGCCGCTCGGGGCCCACTACGCGTACTGCTTCGGCTGCGGCGGCGGCCAGCCCCACGGACTGCACCTGGAGGCCAGGGCCGGCGAGGGCGTGTCCGTCACCGCCGAGTTCACCGTCACCACCGACCACCAGGGCGCCCCGGGCCTCGCCCACGGCGGCGTCCTCGCCACCGCGCTCGACGAGACGCTGGGCGCCCTCGGCTGGATGCTGCGGGTGATCGCCGTGACCGGCCGCCTGGAGACCGACTTCAGGCTGCCCGTGCCCGTCGGCACCGTCCTCCACCTCCAGGCCGAGGTCACCGCCGTCCACGGCCGCAAGATCTACTCCACGGCCACCGGCCGGATCGGCGGACCCGAGGGCCCCGTCGCCGTCCGCGCCGACGCCCTCTTCGTCGAGGTCAAGGTCGATCACTTCATCGACAACGGCCGCCCGGAGGAGATCCAGGCGGCCATGGCCGACCCCGACCAGGTCCGGCGCGCCCGCGCCTTCGAGGTGAACCCCTGA
- a CDS encoding DUF3093 domain-containing protein, translated as MQSSERPSAPQYDERLTAPGPWWLIAALLGLSGGLVAMPLGVVPMLGGFIAAGALAAISVSSYGSARVRVVAGSLVAGDARIPVEALGEPEALDAEDARAWRTYKADPRAFMLLRGYVPRAVRVEVTDPADPTPYVYLSTRDPEALAAAIRTAREAAVAE; from the coding sequence ATGCAGTCTTCCGAGCGCCCTTCGGCTCCGCAGTACGACGAACGTCTCACCGCCCCCGGCCCGTGGTGGCTGATCGCCGCCCTGCTGGGGCTGTCCGGCGGCCTGGTGGCCATGCCGCTGGGCGTGGTGCCCATGCTGGGCGGGTTCATCGCGGCGGGGGCGCTCGCCGCGATCTCGGTCAGCTCGTACGGCTCCGCGCGCGTGCGCGTGGTGGCCGGTTCGCTGGTCGCGGGGGACGCCCGCATCCCGGTGGAGGCGCTGGGCGAGCCTGAGGCCCTGGACGCCGAGGATGCACGGGCCTGGCGCACGTACAAGGCGGACCCCCGGGCGTTCATGCTGCTGCGCGGCTACGTTCCGCGCGCGGTGCGCGTCGAGGTGACCGACCCGGCCGACCCGACGCCTTACGTGTACCTCTCCACCCGTGACCCGGAGGCCCTGGCGGCGGCGATCCGCACGGCCCGCGAGGCGGCGGTCGCCGAGTAG
- a CDS encoding DUF4193 domain-containing protein, with protein sequence MATDYDTPRKTDDDVDQDSLEELKARRNDKSTSAVDVDEFEAAEGLELPGADLSNEELAVRVLPKQADEFTCMSCFLVHHRSQLAREKNGQPICRDCD encoded by the coding sequence ATGGCTACGGACTACGACACCCCACGCAAGACCGATGACGACGTCGACCAGGACAGTCTCGAAGAGCTGAAGGCCCGGCGGAACGACAAGTCGACCTCAGCGGTCGACGTCGACGAGTTCGAGGCCGCCGAGGGCCTGGAGCTTCCGGGTGCCGACCTCTCCAACGAGGAACTGGCCGTCCGCGTCCTGCCGAAGCAGGCGGACGAGTTCACCTGCATGAGCTGCTTCCTGGTGCACCACCGCAGCCAGCTGGCCCGGGAGAAGAACGGCCAGCCGATCTGCCGAGACTGCGACTGA
- a CDS encoding sensor histidine kinase, whose translation MAGTPAPPPAPPKPTWDPQVPARPLLRPTIRIRLTLLYGGMFLIAGVLLLSIIYLLTRQALYISTDDLPFRLLKGEVEPNFDWCRLPAEGVTPDQFNDSMAACLQYQRDLALDDLLRRSLFALLGLSVIAFAFGYAMAGRVLSPLGRITRTARQVAGSDLSRRIKLAGPDDELKELADTFDEMLDRLERAFTAQQRFVANASHELRTPLAINRTLLEVHLSDPAAPVEMRELGKALLATNERSEQLVEGLLLLARSENQIVERKPVDVAEVASRAIDQVRAEAEAKGVEIRGARAPAVVQGNGVLLERIALNLVQNAVRYNVPEDGWVEVTTAMEGAQAVLVVSNTGPVVPAYEIDNLFEPFRRLREERTGSDRGVGLGLSIVRSVARAHGGRITAVPREGGGLVMRVTLPR comes from the coding sequence GTGGCCGGTACACCCGCGCCGCCCCCGGCGCCCCCCAAACCGACCTGGGACCCCCAGGTCCCGGCCCGCCCCCTGCTGCGGCCGACGATCCGGATACGGCTGACGCTGCTGTACGGCGGGATGTTCCTGATCGCCGGGGTCCTGCTGCTTTCGATCATCTATCTCCTCACCCGCCAGGCCCTGTACATCAGCACCGACGACCTGCCGTTCCGTCTGCTGAAGGGCGAGGTCGAACCGAACTTCGACTGGTGCCGGCTGCCCGCGGAAGGGGTGACGCCCGACCAGTTCAACGACTCCATGGCCGCCTGCCTCCAGTACCAGCGCGACCTCGCCCTGGACGACCTGCTGCGGCGCTCGCTCTTCGCCCTGCTGGGCCTCAGCGTCATCGCGTTCGCCTTCGGGTACGCCATGGCCGGGCGCGTCCTGTCCCCGCTGGGCCGGATCACCCGCACCGCCCGCCAGGTCGCGGGCTCGGACCTGAGCCGCCGGATCAAGCTGGCCGGGCCGGACGACGAGCTGAAGGAGCTCGCCGACACGTTCGACGAGATGCTGGACCGGCTGGAGCGGGCCTTCACCGCCCAGCAGCGGTTCGTCGCCAACGCGTCGCACGAGCTGCGCACCCCGCTGGCGATCAACCGCACGCTGCTGGAGGTGCACCTCTCCGACCCCGCCGCCCCCGTCGAGATGCGGGAGCTGGGCAAGGCGCTGCTGGCCACCAACGAGCGCAGCGAGCAGCTGGTGGAGGGCCTGCTGCTGCTCGCCCGCAGCGAGAACCAGATCGTGGAGCGCAAGCCCGTGGACGTCGCCGAGGTGGCGTCCCGCGCCATCGACCAGGTCCGCGCGGAGGCCGAGGCGAAGGGCGTGGAGATCCGTGGCGCGCGGGCCCCCGCCGTCGTCCAGGGCAACGGCGTGCTCCTGGAGCGCATCGCCCTGAACCTGGTGCAGAACGCCGTCCGCTACAACGTCCCCGAGGACGGCTGGGTGGAGGTGACCACGGCCATGGAGGGCGCCCAGGCGGTGCTGGTCGTGTCCAACACGGGCCCGGTCGTCCCGGCGTACGAGATCGACAACCTCTTCGAGCCGTTCCGGCGGCTGCGGGAGGAGCGGACGGGCAGCGACCGGGGCGTCGGGCTCGGGCTGTCCATCGTCCGGTCCGTGGCGCGCGCCCACGGCGGGCGGATCACGGCCGTCCCGCGCGAGGGCGGAGGGCTCGTGATGCGCGTCACCCTGCCGCGCTGA
- a CDS encoding response regulator transcription factor — MRVLVVEDEQLLADAVATGLRREAMAVDVVYDGAAALERVGVNDYDVVVLDRDLPLVHGDDVCRRIVELGMATRVLMLTASGDVSDRVEGLELGADDYLPKPFAFSELTARVRALGRRTTVPLPPVLERAGIKLDPNRREVFRDGREIQLAPKEFAVLEVLMRSEGAVVSAEQLLEKAWDENTDPFTNVVRVTVMTLRRKLGEPPVIITVPGSGYRI; from the coding sequence GTGCGCGTACTCGTCGTCGAGGACGAGCAACTGCTCGCCGATGCGGTGGCCACCGGATTGCGCCGGGAGGCCATGGCGGTAGACGTCGTGTACGACGGGGCCGCCGCTCTGGAGCGGGTCGGCGTCAACGACTACGACGTCGTCGTCCTGGACCGCGACCTGCCCCTCGTCCACGGGGACGACGTCTGCCGCAGGATCGTCGAGCTGGGCATGGCGACCCGTGTCCTGATGCTCACCGCGTCCGGCGATGTCAGCGACCGCGTCGAGGGCCTGGAGCTGGGCGCAGACGACTACCTGCCCAAGCCGTTCGCGTTCAGCGAGCTGACCGCCCGCGTCCGCGCGCTGGGCCGCCGGACGACCGTGCCGCTCCCGCCGGTCCTGGAGCGGGCCGGGATCAAGCTCGACCCCAACCGCCGCGAGGTCTTCCGCGACGGCCGGGAGATCCAGCTGGCCCCGAAGGAGTTCGCCGTACTGGAGGTGCTGATGCGCAGCGAGGGCGCCGTCGTCTCCGCCGAGCAGCTGCTGGAGAAGGCCTGGGACGAGAACACCGACCCGTTCACCAACGTCGTCCGCGTCACGGTCATGACCCTCCGCCGCAAGCTCGGCGAGCCGCCGGTCATCATCACCGTGCCCGGCTCCGGCTACCGGATCTGA